In a single window of the Amia ocellicauda isolate fAmiCal2 chromosome 20, fAmiCal2.hap1, whole genome shotgun sequence genome:
- the tectb gene encoding beta-tectorin isoform X2 — MAVVQVGLLIILFPVAWSCSPQKADYVMVSCFPNAIIANVPECPYGWEINQLSLGGMCYTGVNSPGYFRFAIPDLTPKNNSYCGTQSEFLSGKDPRYVFYNSIISNDTSLTVRNQPVNYSFSCTYKASYLVNSAIFSQRVATVYINNGSIGSFKSQLSMNVFTNSKFLYVKDAPYTIDTSEIGSEVFIGIEAKGLSSRFKVVITNCWATPSPQSIDKKRWNLIMNSCSSDNTVTIFENGKDSRSIFKFNSFRFQLLEKVSTVWLHCEVQICDSEKSFCQPTGPCNVRSQQTEPSGGILTTEFQVKAVGSSSNRSLADASYCILVIFTMNTLLKYLQSPII, encoded by the exons ATGGCTGTAGTCCAGGTTGGCCTTCTGATAATTCTATTTCCAGTTGCATGGAGCTGTTCTCCACAGAAAGCCG ACTACGTCATGGTCTCCTGTTTTCCGAATGCCATTATTGCTAATGTCCCCGAGTGTCCCTATGGGTGGGAAATCAACCAGCTGTCCCTCGGAGGGATGTGCTACACAGGGGTCAACAGCCCTGGATATTTCCGCTTCGCGATCCCAGATCTGACACCAAAAAACAATTCATACTGTGGAACCCAGTCAGAG TTTCTCAGTGGCAAAGATCCCAGATACGTTTTCTACAACTCCATCATCTCTAACGACACGTCACTCACGGTGAGAAACCAGCCTGTGAACTACTCCTTCAGCTGTACCTACAAAGCCTCCTACCTGGTGAACAGCGCTATCTTCAGTCAAAG AGTGGCAACGGTTTACATCAACAACGGGAGCATAGGGTCTTTTAAATCTCAGTTGTCAATGAACGTGTTCACT aatTCTAAGTTCTTGTATGTCAAGGATGCTCCGTACACAATTGATACCTCAGAGATTGGTTCTGAAGTCTTTATTGGCATAGAAGCAAAAGGACTGAGCAGCAG gTTCAAAGTTGTGATAACAAATTGCTGGGCAACTCCTTCTCCTCAATCCATAGACAAAAAGAGATGGAATCTCATTATGAACAG TTGTTCATCTGATAATACAGTCACTATCTTTGAGAATGGGAAAGACAGCAGGTCGATATTCAAATTCAATTCCTTCCGGTTTCAGCTTCTGGAGAAAGTGTCGACCGTCTGGCTTCACTGTGAAGTTCAGATCTGCGACAGCGAGAAGTCATTTTGTCAGCCA ACTGGTCCTTGCAATGTAAGAAGTCAGCAGACTGAACCAAGTGGAGGCATATTAACTACAGAGTTCCAAGTTAAAG CTGTTGGCTCCTCGAGTAACAGAAGCCTAGCTG ATGCCTCATATTGCATCCTTGTCATTTTCACCATGAACACACTCCTAAAATACCTTCAATCTCCTATAATATAA
- the tectb gene encoding beta-tectorin isoform X1, with the protein MCKEMAVVQVGLLIILFPVAWSCSPQKADYVMVSCFPNAIIANVPECPYGWEINQLSLGGMCYTGVNSPGYFRFAIPDLTPKNNSYCGTQSEFLSGKDPRYVFYNSIISNDTSLTVRNQPVNYSFSCTYKASYLVNSAIFSQRVATVYINNGSIGSFKSQLSMNVFTNSKFLYVKDAPYTIDTSEIGSEVFIGIEAKGLSSRFKVVITNCWATPSPQSIDKKRWNLIMNSCSSDNTVTIFENGKDSRSIFKFNSFRFQLLEKVSTVWLHCEVQICDSEKSFCQPTGPCNVRSQQTEPSGGILTTEFQVKAVGSSSNRSLADASYCILVIFTMNTLLKYLQSPII; encoded by the exons ATG TGTAAAGAAATGGCTGTAGTCCAGGTTGGCCTTCTGATAATTCTATTTCCAGTTGCATGGAGCTGTTCTCCACAGAAAGCCG ACTACGTCATGGTCTCCTGTTTTCCGAATGCCATTATTGCTAATGTCCCCGAGTGTCCCTATGGGTGGGAAATCAACCAGCTGTCCCTCGGAGGGATGTGCTACACAGGGGTCAACAGCCCTGGATATTTCCGCTTCGCGATCCCAGATCTGACACCAAAAAACAATTCATACTGTGGAACCCAGTCAGAG TTTCTCAGTGGCAAAGATCCCAGATACGTTTTCTACAACTCCATCATCTCTAACGACACGTCACTCACGGTGAGAAACCAGCCTGTGAACTACTCCTTCAGCTGTACCTACAAAGCCTCCTACCTGGTGAACAGCGCTATCTTCAGTCAAAG AGTGGCAACGGTTTACATCAACAACGGGAGCATAGGGTCTTTTAAATCTCAGTTGTCAATGAACGTGTTCACT aatTCTAAGTTCTTGTATGTCAAGGATGCTCCGTACACAATTGATACCTCAGAGATTGGTTCTGAAGTCTTTATTGGCATAGAAGCAAAAGGACTGAGCAGCAG gTTCAAAGTTGTGATAACAAATTGCTGGGCAACTCCTTCTCCTCAATCCATAGACAAAAAGAGATGGAATCTCATTATGAACAG TTGTTCATCTGATAATACAGTCACTATCTTTGAGAATGGGAAAGACAGCAGGTCGATATTCAAATTCAATTCCTTCCGGTTTCAGCTTCTGGAGAAAGTGTCGACCGTCTGGCTTCACTGTGAAGTTCAGATCTGCGACAGCGAGAAGTCATTTTGTCAGCCA ACTGGTCCTTGCAATGTAAGAAGTCAGCAGACTGAACCAAGTGGAGGCATATTAACTACAGAGTTCCAAGTTAAAG CTGTTGGCTCCTCGAGTAACAGAAGCCTAGCTG ATGCCTCATATTGCATCCTTGTCATTTTCACCATGAACACACTCCTAAAATACCTTCAATCTCCTATAATATAA